In Bradyrhizobium sp. G127, one genomic interval encodes:
- a CDS encoding L,D-transpeptidase translates to MTRLLTVILTAVTLFAGTGLAMADQEFNPIAQLFGFNPGAGSGGPGPIPRTTVSFQGNYAPGTIIIDTRERRLYLVQDGGRALRYGIGVGRDGFRWGGVHRITAKKEWPSWTPPAQMLRRRPDLPRHMVGGPDNPLGARAMYLGSTLYRIHGSNEPETIGQAVSSGCFRMVNDDVIDLYSRVQVGATVIVKN, encoded by the coding sequence ATGACGCGCCTTTTGACCGTAATTCTTACTGCAGTGACCCTGTTTGCCGGCACCGGATTGGCGATGGCGGATCAGGAGTTCAATCCGATTGCCCAGTTGTTCGGGTTCAACCCCGGCGCCGGCAGCGGCGGACCAGGTCCGATTCCACGCACCACCGTCAGCTTCCAGGGCAACTACGCGCCGGGAACGATCATCATCGATACGAGAGAGCGCCGGCTGTATCTGGTGCAGGACGGCGGCCGGGCGCTGCGCTACGGCATCGGCGTCGGCCGCGACGGCTTCCGCTGGGGCGGCGTCCATCGCATCACCGCGAAGAAGGAATGGCCGAGCTGGACTCCGCCGGCACAGATGCTGCGCCGCCGCCCGGACCTGCCGCGCCACATGGTCGGCGGTCCCGACAATCCGCTCGGCGCACGCGCCATGTATCTCGGCTCGACGCTCTACCGTATCCACGGCTCCAACGAGCCGGAGACCATCGGGCAGGCCGTCTCGTCCGGCTGCTTCCGCATGGTCAACGACGACGTCATCGACCTTTACAGCCGCGTGCAGGTCGGCGCGACGGTCATCGTCAAGAACTGA
- a CDS encoding site-specific integrase, with protein sequence MPRLKLVPPRPGKSPNWQVRGTYLGIHVERTTGTPEKRIAATILKGWKEEIERGEYSDGKTRAQVVTSEPTFAHAALAYLKADGDPKFISPIIEQTGPHALRDRKLTDIDQLAIDNAAAALYPAASAATRNRQFYTPVSAVLKRAGVEMQIKRPKGWRGNKATTWLEPEQAFEALKAAYEIDAEFGLLCLVYCYTGRRLSEIIDAKLRHLKLDNALLYLPDTKNGEPSPVHLPPIVVQAFRDQPPRIRRPRKAAGVRLANGAAGRSRADAGVPFLDRSPDAKIFRFSVGGHLRKLLKQAFAKAGLSFPPRQGGFHLFCHTYGSWMTRYGGLDTYGLVRTKRWKNAESADRYNHTVASAEAMRADLLPVPPTRGKTVETAKRRKKA encoded by the coding sequence GTGCCGCGGCTCAAGCTCGTCCCGCCCCGCCCGGGCAAATCGCCGAACTGGCAAGTCCGAGGAACCTACCTCGGAATCCACGTTGAGCGAACTACGGGCACTCCTGAAAAACGGATTGCGGCCACCATCCTCAAAGGATGGAAAGAAGAAATCGAACGTGGTGAGTATAGCGACGGAAAGACGCGCGCGCAGGTCGTAACCTCAGAGCCGACATTCGCGCACGCCGCGCTCGCCTATCTCAAGGCCGATGGCGATCCGAAGTTCATCAGCCCCATCATCGAGCAGACCGGGCCGCACGCGCTGCGGGACCGCAAGCTGACGGACATCGACCAGCTCGCGATCGACAACGCCGCGGCCGCGCTCTATCCGGCCGCCTCGGCCGCCACGCGCAACCGCCAGTTCTATACCCCGGTTTCAGCAGTGTTGAAGCGCGCCGGCGTCGAGATGCAGATCAAGCGGCCGAAGGGGTGGCGCGGCAACAAGGCAACGACGTGGCTCGAGCCGGAGCAGGCTTTTGAGGCCCTGAAAGCGGCCTATGAAATCGATGCCGAGTTCGGCCTGCTCTGCCTTGTCTATTGCTACACCGGCCGCCGCCTGAGCGAGATCATCGACGCGAAGCTGCGCCATCTGAAACTAGACAACGCGCTTCTTTACCTGCCCGACACAAAGAACGGAGAGCCGTCGCCGGTGCATCTGCCGCCGATCGTGGTGCAGGCCTTCCGTGATCAGCCGCCGCGCATCAGGCGGCCGCGCAAGGCCGCCGGCGTGCGATTGGCAAACGGTGCTGCGGGACGTTCCCGCGCTGATGCGGGCGTGCCGTTCTTAGATCGCTCGCCCGATGCGAAGATCTTCCGCTTCAGCGTCGGCGGCCATCTTCGCAAGTTGCTCAAGCAGGCCTTTGCAAAGGCCGGCCTCTCTTTCCCGCCGCGCCAGGGTGGCTTCCATCTGTTTTGTCACACCTATGGCAGCTGGATGACACGCTACGGCGGTCTCGATACCTATGGCCTGGTGCGAACGAAGCGCTGGAAAAATGCGGAGTCCGCCGATCGCTATAACCACACGGTCGCCAGCGCTGAGGCGATGCGCGCGGATCTGCTGCCGGTGCCGCCGACCCGTGGAAAAACGGTGGAAACAGCCAAGCGGCGGAAAAAAGCCTAG
- a CDS encoding Flp family type IVb pilin → MKTLISFIGDETAATSIEYALIATGIAVAIVVAVTGLGTALTVKYTAVKDALN, encoded by the coding sequence ATGAAGACGTTGATTTCATTTATTGGCGACGAGACGGCTGCGACGTCGATCGAATACGCTCTGATCGCAACAGGTATCGCGGTCGCCATCGTTGTCGCGGTCACCGGCCTCGGCACAGCGCTGACCGTCAAATACACTGCGGTCAAGGACGCGCTGAACTAG
- a CDS encoding isovaleryl-CoA dehydrogenase — protein MISNAHTFNFDLGDTADAIRETVRDFSQNEIAPRADEIDKSNQFPRDLWPKIGALGLHGITVEEEYGGSGLGYLDHCIALEEISRASASVGLSYGAHSNLCVNQIRRNGNEAQKRKYLPKLISGEHVGALAMSEPGAGSDVVSMTTRAEKKGDRYIVNGSKMWITNGPIAETLVVYAKTDPAAGPRGMTAFLIEKGMKGFSTAQKLDKLGMRGSDTGELVFENCEVPEENVLGHVGRGVNVLMSGLDYERTVLAAGPLGIMQACLDVVMPYVHERKQFGQPIGTFQLVQGKVADMYVTLNASRAYVYAVAKACDRGETTREDAAGAILYAAERATQCALDAIQLLGGNGYINDYPTGRLLRDAKLYEIGAGTSEIRRMLIGRELFEKTA, from the coding sequence ATGATTTCCAACGCGCACACATTCAACTTTGATCTCGGCGATACCGCGGATGCGATCCGCGAAACCGTCCGCGATTTTTCGCAAAACGAGATTGCACCGCGCGCCGACGAGATCGACAAGAGCAACCAGTTTCCGCGCGACCTGTGGCCGAAGATCGGCGCGCTCGGCCTGCACGGCATCACCGTGGAGGAAGAGTACGGCGGCTCGGGGCTGGGCTATCTCGATCACTGCATCGCGCTTGAGGAAATTTCCCGCGCGTCCGCGTCGGTGGGGCTGTCCTATGGCGCGCACTCCAATCTCTGCGTCAACCAGATCCGCCGTAACGGCAACGAAGCGCAGAAGCGGAAATATCTTCCGAAGCTGATCTCCGGCGAGCATGTCGGCGCGCTGGCGATGTCCGAGCCGGGCGCCGGCTCCGACGTGGTGTCGATGACGACGCGCGCCGAGAAGAAGGGCGACCGCTACATCGTCAACGGCTCCAAGATGTGGATCACCAACGGCCCGATCGCCGAGACGCTGGTGGTCTATGCCAAGACCGATCCCGCGGCGGGTCCGCGCGGCATGACCGCGTTCCTGATCGAAAAGGGCATGAAGGGTTTCTCGACGGCGCAGAAACTCGACAAGCTCGGCATGCGCGGCTCCGACACCGGCGAACTGGTGTTCGAGAATTGCGAAGTCCCCGAGGAGAACGTGCTCGGTCATGTCGGACGCGGCGTCAACGTGCTGATGTCCGGCCTCGACTACGAGCGCACCGTCCTTGCGGCAGGTCCCCTCGGCATCATGCAGGCCTGTCTCGACGTGGTGATGCCCTACGTTCACGAGCGCAAGCAGTTCGGCCAGCCGATCGGCACCTTCCAGCTCGTGCAGGGCAAGGTCGCCGATATGTACGTGACGCTGAACGCCTCGCGCGCCTATGTCTATGCGGTGGCGAAAGCCTGCGACCGCGGCGAGACCACGCGCGAGGATGCCGCCGGCGCGATCCTCTACGCGGCGGAACGCGCCACCCAGTGCGCGCTGGATGCGATCCAGTTGCTCGGCGGCAACGGCTACATCAACGACTATCCGACCGGACGGCTGCTGCGCGACGCCAAGCTCTATGAAATCGGCGCCGGCACCAGCGAAATCCGCCGTATGCTGATCGGCCGCGAACTGTTCGAGAAGACGGCGTAG
- a CDS encoding DUF1833 domain-containing protein, which translates to MLGFGAIGELAFCEADSAANTPFRNAAEASATDEVFVIFATITHPDLSMPVCVNDDIVDYVYNGLLFRGSAFSCSLVTDNDSPPRAQASIQNVDQEIGETIQALSSPPLVKIELLLKSDFTNDIPRLPIGRPRPEYVADMLRLRNVKGDVMTVTSDLTGFDLTTEPYPAIRSTQDRLPGLYR; encoded by the coding sequence ATGCTCGGCTTCGGAGCGATCGGCGAACTTGCGTTCTGCGAGGCGGATTCGGCGGCGAATACGCCGTTCAGGAATGCTGCCGAGGCATCCGCGACTGACGAGGTCTTTGTCATTTTTGCGACGATCACGCACCCGGATCTGTCCATGCCGGTGTGCGTGAACGACGATATCGTCGACTATGTCTACAATGGCCTTCTCTTCCGCGGCTCCGCCTTCAGTTGCTCGCTTGTGACCGACAACGACAGTCCGCCGCGCGCCCAGGCGTCGATCCAGAATGTCGATCAGGAGATCGGCGAGACGATTCAGGCGCTGTCATCGCCGCCGCTGGTAAAGATCGAACTTTTGCTGAAATCGGATTTTACGAACGACATTCCTCGCCTTCCGATCGGCAGGCCGCGTCCCGAGTACGTCGCGGACATGCTCCGGCTTCGCAACGTGAAGGGCGATGTGATGACGGTGACGTCTGACTTGACCGGCTTCGATCTGACGACCGAGCCATATCCCGCGATCAGGTCGACGCAGGATCGCCTGCCGGGGCTGTACCGTTGA
- a CDS encoding EAL domain-containing protein produces the protein MNLAGALVYWVIIAVWLAVLITVAVAYYKNPRTFGGTRLLLIVVGIDTARNVIENFYFGLYWGAQYGVFSASLIPVLGKPYLLIIPKIINVLAASLVLGLLLLRWLPMALRERKIAESEIRQTSEALAQEMEEHRRLFETSVDIIIVTDSDRVITRISRSCETLLGYEPAEMTGRYGGEFVAAANTETLRNELMLCRQGEAIRNFQCDLIHKNGSLVPVALTGVWSDQAQRFFMIGRDMTEQKAVEQKLTHLAHFDQLTGLPNRISLLKELNDPDRRTFNAAVVVFDLDGFKDINDTLGHSLGDKLLVDVARRMETFAPEKGQMYRLGGDEFVLVVADTRDPIMVTSITDTILRSLEQRFEIDGHRIYISASAGIVFAPADGTDADDLIANADLALYEAKASGGHRYRLFARTMRAKAKARHEMEGEIRRAFSEKEFVLHFQPQIRLSDGAVVGAEALLRWQHPQRGLLAPAAFIDALAQSPAALDVGNWILQDACETGAAWRAMGLPPVRMSVNLFPAQFHDDVISAQVDAALKISGLPPELLEIEITENIALNNDDTKIVALRALRARGVGLAFDDFGTGHASLSCVRRYPLTRIKIDRSFIQNIDSNSSAEETAVANSIIAMAHHLGLSVTAEGVETASQAAFLQSKGCHEVQGYFYARPLPKEQFRQFLAEWRPEKRRTA, from the coding sequence ATGAATCTTGCCGGTGCGCTGGTATACTGGGTGATTATCGCAGTCTGGCTCGCCGTGCTGATCACGGTGGCGGTGGCCTATTACAAGAATCCGCGGACTTTCGGCGGAACGCGGCTTCTGCTGATCGTCGTCGGCATCGATACGGCCCGCAACGTCATCGAGAATTTCTATTTCGGTCTTTACTGGGGCGCGCAGTATGGAGTCTTCTCCGCCTCGCTCATCCCCGTTCTGGGCAAGCCTTATCTGCTGATCATTCCCAAGATCATCAATGTGCTTGCGGCCTCCCTGGTCCTCGGCCTGTTGCTGCTGCGCTGGCTGCCGATGGCGCTGCGCGAAAGAAAAATCGCGGAAAGCGAAATACGCCAGACCTCGGAAGCGCTCGCGCAGGAAATGGAAGAACACCGCCGGCTGTTCGAGACCTCGGTCGACATCATCATCGTCACCGACAGCGACCGGGTCATCACCCGCATCAGCCGCAGTTGCGAGACGCTGCTGGGTTATGAACCCGCCGAGATGACCGGCCGTTATGGCGGTGAATTCGTTGCGGCCGCGAATACCGAAACGTTGCGGAATGAGTTGATGCTTTGCAGACAGGGCGAAGCCATCCGGAATTTCCAGTGCGATCTCATTCACAAGAACGGCTCGCTTGTTCCGGTCGCCCTGACCGGGGTGTGGTCCGATCAGGCCCAGCGGTTTTTCATGATCGGACGCGATATGACCGAGCAGAAAGCCGTCGAGCAAAAACTGACGCATCTCGCGCATTTCGATCAACTGACGGGGCTTCCCAACCGGATCAGCCTGCTCAAGGAGTTGAACGATCCTGATCGGCGGACGTTCAATGCCGCCGTCGTCGTGTTCGATCTCGACGGTTTCAAGGACATCAACGATACGCTGGGGCACTCGCTCGGCGACAAGTTGCTCGTGGATGTCGCCCGGCGAATGGAAACGTTTGCTCCTGAAAAGGGCCAGATGTATCGCCTCGGAGGCGACGAGTTCGTTCTTGTCGTGGCTGATACCCGCGATCCGATCATGGTCACAAGCATCACCGATACGATCCTGCGGTCGCTGGAGCAGCGCTTCGAGATCGACGGCCACAGAATCTATATCAGCGCCAGCGCCGGCATCGTCTTCGCTCCCGCCGACGGAACCGACGCTGACGATCTGATCGCAAATGCCGATCTCGCCCTCTACGAAGCGAAAGCCTCGGGCGGACACAGGTATCGCCTGTTCGCCCGCACCATGCGCGCCAAGGCGAAGGCTCGGCATGAGATGGAAGGCGAAATCAGGCGGGCGTTCTCCGAGAAAGAATTCGTGCTGCACTTCCAGCCGCAGATCCGGCTGAGCGACGGCGCGGTGGTCGGCGCAGAAGCGCTGCTGCGCTGGCAGCATCCGCAGAGGGGCCTGCTTGCCCCGGCCGCCTTCATCGATGCGCTGGCGCAGAGCCCGGCCGCGCTGGATGTCGGCAACTGGATTCTGCAAGACGCGTGCGAGACCGGCGCGGCGTGGCGCGCGATGGGCCTGCCGCCAGTGCGAATGTCCGTGAACCTCTTTCCGGCGCAGTTTCACGACGACGTCATATCGGCGCAGGTCGATGCTGCGCTGAAGATCAGCGGACTGCCGCCCGAGTTGCTCGAAATCGAAATCACCGAAAACATCGCGCTCAACAATGACGACACCAAAATCGTGGCGCTGCGGGCGTTGCGAGCCAGAGGCGTCGGTCTCGCATTCGATGATTTCGGCACCGGCCATGCCTCGCTGTCCTGCGTGAGGCGCTATCCGCTGACCCGGATCAAGATCGACCGGAGCTTCATCCAGAACATCGACAGCAACTCCTCGGCGGAAGAAACAGCCGTCGCCAATTCCATCATCGCCATGGCGCACCACCTCGGACTGTCGGTCACCGCCGAAGGCGTTGAAACCGCGTCGCAGGCGGCCTTCCTGCAATCGAAGGGATGCCACGAGGTGCAGGGCTATTTCTACGCCCGCCCGCTCCCAAAAGAGCAATTCAGGCAGTTTCTTGCGGAATGGCGACCGGAGAAGCGGCGCACCGCCTGA
- a CDS encoding acetolactate synthase large subunit, whose amino-acid sequence MNGAESLVRTLVAGDVNVCFTNPGTSEMHFVAALDRVDGMRCVLGLFEGIVTGAADGYYRMAGKPASTLLHLGPGLANGLANLHNAKKAHSGIVNIVGQHATYHIEYNAPLTSDIEGIARPMSAWVRTSPDSKSIARDGAAAIAAARSHPGQIATLILPADTAWNEADGIAPVPEESQRASYSPQAVVEAARVLRSGEQTLLLLTGKALTDEGLALAARIAGKTGCKVMGQTYNPRMARGRGRFSIDRIPYVIEQALPILKDFKHIVLVETNDPVAFFAYPNKPSLLKPEGCEVHRMTAAGENSVAALHALADALGAKAADAQPQKLAELVKPTGALTHASIAQAIAMAIPENAIVVDESITTGRGFFPPTAASAPHDWLQNMGGSIGFSTPVATGAAVACPDRKVICMVGDGSAMYTLQSLWTQAREGLDVTTVVFANRTYQILKGEFAGVDAGEPGQKALAMLNLDNPSLDWVSLAKGMGVPGRSVHTAEDFFTELTDSVREKGPRLIEVVM is encoded by the coding sequence ATGAACGGCGCGGAAAGCCTGGTGCGAACATTGGTCGCGGGCGATGTGAATGTCTGCTTCACCAATCCGGGAACATCGGAGATGCATTTTGTCGCCGCGCTGGACCGCGTCGATGGAATGCGCTGCGTGCTTGGCCTCTTTGAAGGTATCGTGACGGGCGCCGCCGACGGATACTACCGGATGGCCGGCAAGCCGGCCTCGACGCTGCTGCACCTCGGCCCCGGCCTCGCCAACGGCCTCGCTAACCTGCACAACGCCAAGAAGGCGCATTCCGGCATCGTCAACATTGTCGGACAGCACGCCACCTATCACATCGAATACAACGCGCCGCTGACCTCGGACATCGAAGGCATCGCCCGGCCGATGTCGGCCTGGGTCCGCACCTCGCCGGATTCCAAGTCCATTGCGCGCGACGGCGCGGCGGCGATTGCCGCGGCCCGCAGCCATCCCGGCCAGATCGCGACGCTCATTCTTCCAGCCGACACCGCATGGAACGAGGCCGACGGCATCGCGCCGGTGCCGGAGGAATCGCAGCGCGCCAGTTATTCGCCGCAGGCGGTCGTTGAAGCCGCCCGCGTTCTGCGCAGCGGCGAGCAGACGCTGTTGCTGCTGACCGGCAAGGCGCTCACCGACGAAGGGCTGGCGCTGGCCGCGCGGATCGCGGGCAAGACCGGCTGCAAGGTGATGGGCCAGACCTACAATCCGCGCATGGCGCGCGGCCGCGGCCGTTTCTCCATCGACCGCATTCCCTATGTGATCGAGCAGGCGCTGCCGATCCTGAAGGACTTCAAGCATATCGTTCTGGTGGAGACCAACGATCCGGTGGCCTTCTTCGCCTATCCGAACAAGCCGAGCCTGCTGAAGCCGGAAGGCTGCGAGGTTCATCGCATGACCGCGGCGGGCGAAAACTCGGTTGCCGCCCTGCACGCGCTGGCCGATGCGCTCGGAGCCAAGGCCGCCGACGCGCAGCCGCAGAAACTCGCCGAACTGGTCAAGCCAACCGGCGCGCTGACCCATGCGTCGATCGCGCAGGCGATCGCGATGGCCATTCCGGAAAACGCCATCGTGGTCGATGAATCGATCACCACCGGCCGCGGCTTCTTTCCGCCGACGGCGGCGTCGGCGCCGCACGACTGGCTGCAGAACATGGGCGGCTCGATCGGCTTCTCGACGCCGGTCGCCACCGGCGCAGCGGTCGCCTGCCCGGACCGCAAGGTGATCTGCATGGTCGGCGACGGCAGCGCGATGTACACGCTGCAGTCGCTGTGGACCCAGGCGCGCGAAGGTCTCGACGTCACCACCGTCGTCTTCGCCAACCGCACATATCAAATTCTCAAAGGCGAATTCGCCGGCGTCGATGCCGGCGAGCCGGGACAGAAGGCGCTCGCCATGCTGAACCTCGACAATCCGTCGCTTGACTGGGTGTCGCTGGCGAAGGGCATGGGCGTGCCGGGCCGTTCGGTGCATACCGCTGAGGACTTCTTCACGGAGCTGACCGACAGCGTGCGTGAAAAAGGTCCGCGCCTGATCGAAGTCGTCATGTAG
- a CDS encoding DUF2927 domain-containing protein, which yields MRASLATWRLSPGIAALLAGITFGAALLSPAPAEANSVSARQRSEKKTFTDGEIIDGFMKTAFGAEYHLAGRVDRIRKYQMPVRVFVDGESRSDRQMQIGKVVGDIAARVQHLDIAMASKRDDANAVIRLVRDRDLQKTITSFYGEEKANEIRDSLDPQCLSGFRKNEDYEIQRSDVILTVDNGDFVFLDCAYEELLQSLGPINDTDSVPWTMFNDQVSMGFFDIYDQYIMNILYDPRIKAGMTVDEVRGVLPAILPDVRAWVAKVNNLPK from the coding sequence ATGAGAGCATCACTTGCAACGTGGCGACTCTCGCCAGGCATCGCAGCCCTGCTGGCCGGGATCACGTTCGGCGCGGCCCTGTTGTCCCCGGCACCCGCGGAAGCGAACAGCGTGAGCGCGCGCCAGCGCAGCGAAAAGAAGACCTTCACCGACGGCGAGATCATCGACGGCTTCATGAAGACGGCGTTCGGCGCGGAATATCATCTCGCCGGACGCGTCGACCGCATCCGCAAGTACCAGATGCCGGTGCGGGTCTTCGTCGATGGCGAAAGCCGGAGCGACCGCCAGATGCAGATCGGCAAGGTCGTTGGCGACATCGCGGCGCGCGTGCAGCATCTCGACATCGCCATGGCGAGCAAGCGCGACGACGCCAATGCCGTCATCAGGCTGGTCCGCGACCGCGACCTCCAGAAAACAATCACGTCGTTCTACGGCGAGGAGAAGGCCAACGAGATTCGCGACTCGCTGGACCCGCAGTGCCTGTCCGGCTTTCGCAAGAACGAGGACTACGAAATCCAGCGCTCGGACGTGATCCTGACCGTCGACAACGGCGACTTCGTATTTCTCGATTGCGCCTATGAAGAACTCTTGCAATCGCTCGGCCCGATCAACGACACGGATTCGGTGCCGTGGACAATGTTCAACGATCAGGTGTCGATGGGCTTCTTCGACATCTATGACCAGTACATCATGAACATTCTCTACGACCCGCGCATCAAGGCCGGCATGACGGTCGACGAGGTGCGTGGCGTGCTGCCCGCGATCCTGCCGGATGTGCGCGCGTGGGTCGCCAAGGTGAACAATCTGCCGAAATAG
- a CDS encoding acyltransferase, whose amino-acid sequence MRDVGGGMQRRFHPELESLRGLAALSVAGFHISQAPVLTGGGQVLLRDIPSAAMDVLRMLFQGQPAVVFFFVLSGFVLTASLQNASRPLRTIAMPFVVARLFRIYPAWIFTILVFLEVYWLSGRTLGVVPTVSETFRNLLLLSVSMDGVGWSIQTELLAIPVMLLAFHWITAGKIVRIFVIASVLAVFINLVKVILPLPGGAPRAIYLYCFLFGALTHVLLPRADPRRANLIFCLGVALFFLGVTLFARHSNIKDAWVTIASCLMIAGGALGLQGWLTVFRDNASLRFLGRVSYSFYLLHPLTLMIFWQMPQALGVVLQAGCPPWLAMLAMVLVSTAVALPLAALSYYFVEKPFIRLGRQFTAATQSREVAPAGSSA is encoded by the coding sequence ATGCGCGACGTTGGGGGAGGGATGCAACGGCGGTTCCATCCGGAACTGGAAAGTCTGCGTGGGCTGGCCGCGCTGTCCGTCGCCGGATTTCACATCTCCCAGGCGCCGGTGCTGACGGGCGGCGGGCAGGTCCTTCTGCGAGACATTCCCTCCGCTGCGATGGATGTCCTGAGGATGCTGTTTCAGGGCCAGCCTGCGGTGGTGTTCTTCTTCGTGCTGAGCGGGTTTGTTCTCACCGCTTCACTGCAAAATGCGTCCCGCCCGCTGCGCACGATTGCGATGCCGTTTGTCGTTGCGCGGCTTTTCCGCATTTACCCGGCGTGGATATTCACGATTCTTGTTTTCCTCGAAGTTTACTGGCTGAGCGGAAGGACCCTCGGCGTTGTTCCGACCGTATCGGAGACGTTCAGGAATCTGCTGCTGCTGTCGGTGTCGATGGACGGTGTCGGCTGGTCGATCCAGACCGAGTTGCTGGCGATCCCCGTCATGCTGCTGGCGTTTCACTGGATCACTGCGGGAAAGATCGTCAGAATTTTCGTCATCGCGTCGGTGCTTGCGGTGTTCATCAATCTGGTGAAGGTGATCCTGCCTCTCCCCGGCGGCGCGCCGCGCGCGATCTATCTCTACTGCTTCCTGTTCGGTGCGCTGACCCACGTTCTGCTGCCGCGCGCCGATCCGCGCCGCGCCAACCTCATCTTCTGTCTCGGAGTCGCGCTGTTCTTCCTCGGCGTCACCCTGTTCGCGCGACATTCCAATATCAAGGATGCGTGGGTGACCATCGCCTCGTGCCTGATGATCGCGGGCGGTGCCCTGGGGCTACAGGGCTGGCTCACGGTTTTCAGGGACAACGCGTCGCTGAGATTTCTCGGCCGGGTGTCCTACAGCTTCTATCTGCTGCATCCCCTGACGCTGATGATCTTCTGGCAGATGCCGCAGGCGCTGGGCGTTGTGCTGCAAGCCGGATGCCCGCCATGGCTGGCGATGCTGGCGATGGTGTTGGTCTCGACAGCGGTCGCGCTGCCGCTCGCCGCGCTGTCGTATTACTTCGTCGAAAAGCCGTTCATCCGGCTCGGCCGGCAATTCACCGCTGCGACGCAGTCGCGCGAAGTGGCGCCGGCCGGTTCATCGGCCTGA
- a CDS encoding S24 family peptidase, translated as MTCIYMIRVDLTNMISVDTFCDSQAMDEMGKRLREARKKAGFSSAMAAAKKHKWPPSTYAAHENGQNGFPPEKAELYGEAFKVSAGWLLTGEGESARKNAVKVEGLVSAGGVISTSVEDVGHEGLYEIEVPFPLPDDAAAYQISGDSMFPRYDDGDVIIVRKRHIRIEDVLNFESMVTTEDGDRYLKRVVEGSRAGYFDLESHNAPVIRNVKINSVAEIHSVVRRGQWRKLDANGRKRLIQKKLRK; from the coding sequence ATGACCTGCATCTACATGATTCGTGTTGATTTGACCAACATGATTAGTGTTGACACGTTTTGTGATAGTCAGGCCATGGATGAGATGGGCAAACGACTACGCGAAGCGCGCAAAAAAGCGGGTTTTTCATCGGCAATGGCGGCCGCCAAGAAACACAAGTGGCCCCCATCGACCTATGCCGCACACGAAAACGGCCAGAACGGTTTTCCACCGGAAAAAGCCGAACTCTATGGTGAGGCCTTCAAGGTCTCAGCAGGATGGCTTCTCACCGGCGAGGGAGAATCAGCGCGGAAAAACGCCGTTAAGGTCGAAGGCTTGGTGAGCGCCGGCGGAGTAATCTCGACGAGCGTGGAGGATGTCGGACACGAAGGTCTCTATGAGATTGAGGTGCCGTTCCCGCTTCCTGATGATGCGGCAGCTTACCAGATCTCGGGGGACTCGATGTTCCCGCGCTATGACGACGGCGATGTGATCATCGTTCGAAAGCGACATATACGGATCGAGGACGTATTGAATTTCGAATCGATGGTGACGACTGAGGACGGCGATCGTTACCTCAAGCGCGTCGTCGAAGGTTCACGCGCGGGGTATTTTGACCTTGAAAGCCACAACGCCCCCGTCATTCGTAACGTGAAGATCAACAGCGTTGCCGAGATTCATTCGGTTGTCCGGCGAGGACAATGGCGGAAGCTCGATGCAAACGGGCGGAAGCGTCTGATCCAGAAGAAACTGCGCAAGTAG